In Aciduliprofundum sp. MAR08-339, a single window of DNA contains:
- a CDS encoding EamA family transporter, translated as MQWWVYALITMLMFGLTNFLVKMAGYYNMDSIFTSVILWLAVGLMGLAFLGYFWYQGTFQSNLRATPPLYLLLPIFAGFALAIGMYSIKIALSKGPAGPTVAISASNAFIVALFAYFLIGEKLSTTKILGMLLIFAGIAVMTLL; from the coding sequence ATGCAGTGGTGGGTATATGCGCTCATAACCATGTTGATGTTCGGTTTGACGAATTTTCTGGTAAAGATGGCCGGATATTATAATATGGACAGTATATTCACATCAGTAATTCTATGGCTAGCCGTTGGGCTGATGGGGCTTGCATTTCTTGGGTATTTCTGGTATCAGGGAACTTTTCAGAGCAATTTGAGAGCCACACCTCCACTTTATCTTCTCCTACCCATATTTGCCGGATTTGCGCTTGCCATTGGTATGTACTCAATAAAGATTGCCCTTAGCAAGGGTCCTGCAGGGCCAACGGTTGCGATATCTGCATCCAACGCCTTCATAGTTGCTCTTTTTGCATACTTTTTGATAGGTGAGAAATTATCCACTACCAAGATCCTTGGCATGCTTCTGATATTTGCAGGTATAGCTGTTATGACCCTGTTGTGA
- the wtpA gene encoding tungstate ABC transporter substrate-binding protein WtpA, with protein sequence MRRMVGVIAIVILLLGVAIGYYYISVQNSSEKSIRILAAGSLAVPLKDMASKFEKEYGIKVYIETAGSIQTVKKVSELGVRADIVAVADYMAIKSYLIPKYTNWYIKFAKNELVIVYTNHSRYSSIINSTNWMSILQKRDVRIGFSSPNDDPCGYRAVMLFYLAQLKYDTGVFNNIILNNTGMRVENGTIIVPPDSSLLKSTGKIFIKQKSVDLLADVESGNIDYAIEYLSVAKQHHLNYVRLSDYVNLANSSLTSWYQHAKVKLADGRIMQGRPINYALTVPFNAPHKDYAYKFVNFLLGNEGKNILEKCGQEPIYEEYGNVPQEVKR encoded by the coding sequence ATGAGAAGAATGGTGGGTGTGATTGCAATAGTGATACTCCTGCTGGGGGTGGCCATAGGGTATTACTACATTTCTGTACAGAATTCATCGGAGAAAAGCATAAGAATTCTCGCAGCAGGAAGTCTGGCCGTACCCCTAAAGGATATGGCCTCAAAATTTGAGAAGGAATACGGAATCAAGGTATACATAGAAACTGCTGGAAGCATACAGACAGTTAAGAAGGTTAGTGAACTTGGAGTTAGAGCGGATATCGTGGCTGTAGCGGACTACATGGCCATAAAATCCTATCTCATTCCCAAATACACGAACTGGTACATAAAATTCGCAAAAAACGAACTTGTTATAGTCTATACAAACCACAGCAGGTACTCATCCATAATAAATTCCACAAACTGGATGAGCATACTCCAGAAAAGGGATGTTCGCATAGGATTCTCATCACCCAACGACGATCCATGCGGATACCGGGCTGTGATGCTTTTCTATCTGGCCCAGTTAAAGTACGACACGGGAGTTTTCAATAACATCATACTCAACAACACAGGCATGAGAGTAGAAAACGGGACAATAATAGTGCCCCCGGATTCTTCCCTTCTGAAATCCACAGGGAAAATATTCATAAAACAGAAATCTGTGGATCTGCTTGCTGATGTTGAAAGCGGAAACATAGATTACGCCATTGAGTACCTCTCTGTGGCAAAACAGCACCACCTAAACTACGTACGCCTATCAGATTACGTGAATCTGGCAAATTCATCCCTGACTTCATGGTACCAACATGCCAAGGTTAAACTGGCAGATGGCAGGATCATGCAGGGAAGACCTATAAATTACGCACTTACCGTGCCATTCAACGCTCCGCACAAGGATTACGCCTACAAGTTCGTGAATTTCCTTCTTGGAAATGAGGGAAAGAATATATTGGAAAAGTGCGGACAGGAGCCCATATACGAAGAATACGGAAACGTTCCACAGGAGGTCAAGCGTTGA
- a CDS encoding ABC transporter permease, protein MKNYAFPLLIILLTAMFFGSIPFLAVLFLSTFLLILKSRDWRYIIAIALGFLCIINPILGLVSILALILFLEQDNFYRAAYLAGSFFIVFILFPILNLLLYFSPSSIYDSSLINSIMVSFVASTASTLIALVFALPLGYVLARKKFPGKSVVESIIDLPIVIPHTVAGIILLLVFGLSGIWGAPLEELGVRFYYAMPGIIVAMLFVSAPFLINQVKEGVKKIDERYEFIAMNLGASRARAFMDVIIPQIKGNIMTGAVNTWARAISEFGAVMMIAFYPMVAPTYIYFLYTNYGLSRALPATAFLLLLTLGVFLGMRFASERMKNA, encoded by the coding sequence TTGAAAAACTATGCATTTCCCCTTCTCATTATTCTTTTAACCGCCATGTTCTTTGGCTCTATCCCATTTCTCGCAGTGCTATTTTTATCCACATTTCTTTTGATCTTGAAATCCAGAGACTGGAGATACATCATAGCCATAGCCCTTGGATTTCTGTGCATTATAAACCCCATACTTGGGCTGGTCTCAATACTGGCACTTATCCTTTTCTTGGAGCAGGATAATTTCTACCGTGCCGCATATCTCGCTGGCTCATTTTTCATCGTATTTATTTTGTTCCCAATACTCAATTTGCTCCTTTATTTCTCTCCATCTTCCATATACGATTCCTCACTCATAAACTCCATAATGGTGAGTTTTGTTGCATCCACCGCCTCAACTCTCATAGCGCTCGTCTTTGCCCTTCCTCTGGGCTACGTACTTGCAAGAAAAAAATTCCCGGGAAAGAGTGTTGTTGAAAGCATAATAGACCTACCAATTGTGATCCCTCACACCGTTGCGGGTATAATTCTGCTGCTTGTGTTTGGCCTCTCGGGGATATGGGGCGCACCCCTTGAGGAACTTGGGGTAAGATTTTACTACGCCATGCCGGGTATAATTGTGGCGATGTTGTTCGTAAGCGCCCCCTTTCTCATAAATCAGGTGAAAGAAGGTGTCAAAAAAATAGATGAGAGGTACGAGTTCATAGCCATGAATCTGGGTGCCTCCCGGGCAAGGGCCTTCATGGATGTGATCATACCTCAAATAAAGGGCAACATAATGACGGGCGCGGTAAACACCTGGGCTAGGGCCATAAGCGAGTTTGGTGCCGTTATGATGATCGCCTTCTATCCCATGGTGGCTCCCACTTACATCTATTTCCTGTACACAAATTACGGGCTTAGCAGGGCACTCCCAGCCACGGCATTTCTGCTGCTTCTAACCCTTGGGGTATTTCTGGGTATGCGCTTTGCATCGGAGAGGATGAAAAATGCTTGA
- a CDS encoding ATP-binding cassette domain-containing protein translates to MLEIKDLKVKVGEFNIDVKKLKLEDRDYLIIVGPTGAGKTVLLETIAGFYTPIKGKIILNGKDITASPPNRREISIVYQDYMLFPHMTVRENIEYPLKLRKINGNVEELARKLGIEKLLDRYPPTLSGGELQRAAIARAVILKPKLLLLDEPFSALDPKMRDSARALVRDFIAELGIDTIHVTHDFSDAWVIGNKLAVMRDGQIVRYGPVDEVFADPRNDFVASFLGSTNILNGRVVENDDLTKIKINGIAVFTVDSAQIGRRVLLSVRPENIVLSKEEPRGSQRNVLLLEIKGMRKEGHIVWIDLGNENLNLKAILTPNAVESMGLTVGMRVYTSFKASATRIVRVL, encoded by the coding sequence ATGCTTGAGATAAAAGACCTGAAGGTGAAGGTGGGCGAGTTCAATATTGATGTGAAAAAACTGAAACTTGAAGATAGGGATTATCTCATCATTGTTGGTCCTACTGGAGCGGGAAAGACAGTGCTTCTGGAAACCATTGCAGGATTTTACACTCCAATTAAGGGCAAGATCATATTGAACGGAAAGGATATAACAGCTTCACCACCCAACAGGAGGGAGATATCCATAGTTTATCAGGATTACATGCTCTTTCCCCATATGACCGTGAGGGAGAACATAGAGTACCCTCTGAAATTGAGAAAGATAAATGGGAATGTGGAAGAACTTGCCAGAAAACTTGGAATAGAGAAACTTTTGGATAGATACCCTCCCACCTTGAGTGGCGGGGAGTTACAGCGTGCAGCAATTGCCAGAGCGGTTATCCTAAAGCCCAAACTTCTGCTTCTTGACGAGCCATTCAGCGCTTTGGATCCAAAGATGCGTGATTCTGCCCGAGCACTTGTAAGGGATTTCATAGCAGAACTTGGAATTGATACCATTCATGTGACCCATGATTTCTCGGATGCATGGGTCATAGGAAATAAACTGGCAGTTATGAGAGATGGGCAAATAGTAAGATACGGCCCTGTTGATGAAGTATTTGCAGATCCACGGAACGATTTTGTTGCATCTTTCCTTGGCTCTACAAACATTCTCAACGGAAGAGTGGTGGAAAATGATGACCTGACAAAAATAAAAATAAACGGAATAGCAGTATTCACGGTGGATTCTGCACAGATTGGAAGGAGGGTGCTCTTATCCGTAAGACCTGAAAACATCGTACTATCAAAGGAAGAACCCCGCGGATCACAGAGAAATGTGCTCTTGCTTGAAATCAAAGGTATGAGAAAGGAGGGTCACATAGTTTGGATAGATCTGGGAAATGAGAATCTGAACCTTAAGGCCATTCTAACTCCGAATGCCGTGGAAAGCATGGGTCTCACCGTGGGAATGCGAGTATACACATCGTTCAAGGCATCTGCCACAAGGATAGTGAGGGTACTATAG